Genomic DNA from Orcinus orca chromosome 6, mOrcOrc1.1, whole genome shotgun sequence:
GGCCTGACTGCAGGGCCGGGAGCCGGGGCCGGCACTGCCTCAGCGCCCGCCTGGGCGGCCCTGGCGCCCAGCTGTTCGGGTGGCTGAGAGAGCGCAGCCTGGGCCGCGGGCTGTTCGTGGATCCGGCACGAGACAATTTCCGCACCATGACTAACCTCTATGGTTCCATCCATCCCGCGGACTCGGTGTACCTCAGCACCCGCACCCATGGGGCCGTCTTCAACCTCGAGTACTCGCCCGACGGGTAAGCGCGGCCCCTCGGAGGGCGGGGACCCGTCTCCGCGTGGCGCGGCTGCCGGTGGGCGGCTGCCCGGGGCCCGCTCGCTCGGCCCGGGCCGGGGTTTGAGAGTCCGTTTGGGGCGGCCGGCCTTCGTGCCCCTGGCTCTTTATGAAGCACTCTGTCGCTATTGCAGGCTCCGTCCGGCCCTTGGAGGTAGGCGAGCCCGGGACTGGTTTGCTCCCCTTCAGGACCGGCGCTCTGTGAAGGAGAAGTGCCAAAAGCCCCCCGACAGGTCTGTCAGAGCCAGTCCAGAGCTAGGGTTTGCTGGCACACcgtagatgctcaataagtacACTTTGAATAAATGCCCGTTCTTTCCCTGTCACACTAGGCTTGTGTTTTTCCCACCTAAGCTTGGTCAAGGGTACGGAGCCTGCAGACTCCCTGTTCCCTGTGCTGACTTGCCCTGAGGGGACAAGTGCGCGGTCCGTCGTTCCTTTGCTCCAGTAAGATACTAAGACACTGCAGAGAGGTATGTTGTGATGTGGGACATCTGTGAAGTTCCACGCTAGACTACATTCTTCTGTTAAGGGTATCCAGCCTTTCTCCTGGCTGACTAAAATTTCATGTTTGGCCTCGGTTTACTTTGGGCTATGGAGAATTTTCAAagtgatatatgtatgtatatatatatttttttactgaaCGAGGTAGTTTATTACTCAAAGGGTGAGAATAATCGGGATATGACGTTAAATTTATGAGCGCAGTCAAATTTCAAATTGTGTACATGTGCACATACATGAGCAAAAGAAGCTTTTTTCTCTCTGAGAAGGTGGGTAAAGCTAGattgtgtttttctctttgcagtAACTGAGGAACAAGGGCAGAGCGTGGTTAAGGTGACTCAAAAGAAAAGAGGGATACAATTCAACTAACAAATAGAGGATTAGTcttcaaggaagacatacagggTTCTCAGAAATTTGTCCAAGATCAAGTATAGAATATTATTCTAATTAGAATAGAAATTTCAGGTAAGGAAAGGATGATTAACTGAATCTAAGTTGTAACTGTAACGCTCACCAAGTTCACATGGTTAGCACATAGGAAAAagaggatttgaactcaggcagtctaACTTAAGAGTTCTTAATCACTGTACTAATACCAAATTacatggataattaccttaacaaTTAGCATTTTCCTACCTGAAGattaatttaaaatctattataACAAATATATTCTAACATTAAATATGGCATGTTCATCTATTTTGAATACTTGTACCGTTAATCTTAAAATACCACTTTTTCAATAGGGAGTTGCTTTTCAATTTTCTGtagcaatgaaaactataatttacaattcttataaatatataaattggcGCTTATTATTCTGGAGCACTGAGGGAAGAAAAAATCTGTTTCCCTCATTGGCTCAGAAGCAGCTACCAAAATAAAAAGCTATAACTTCCAAGATTGTTCGCTTTCCTGCTGACATTAGTGAGGCTAGGGCACCAAGCATGAAGTACACCAGAGCCATTTCAGCTTCTGCTTTCAGGAGAACATAGAATGGTAAATAGAAAAGGACCATATCATTAGGGAAAACACTTTATTTCCAAGTTTCTAAAATAGTATTAAAACAATAagggaaaaatgcaaattatataaAGTAGTATGACGGCACATCAATCACAACTTCCTAACAAGCCCTTTCAACATTCAGTGCTAATTGCTGAAACACTGAAATAAAGTGATGTTTCAATTATTTGGTCTTAAACAATGACAGGTTTAAGATTCACCTGATTAAAAACCATCCACACCAATATAATAGCATATCATAAGATAATTGGCTAAcagtttttgcaaatggcagttGTTAACATATTTCTTCCACACATATAAATGTTGTGCTGAGGAGGGGAGTAAGAtgttttctgcctttcttttatGATGGGTTGTAGAAGCATCCATCTCTTCCTCTCCTATATTATCAATTTGTGAAGTTGGACTACAATTCATTCTCTCTTCTTGCCTCTGGAGTCTTTCTGCCACAGCTTGGATAGCTTCTGtccattcttccctttcctctggaGTGTCTACATGAAATGTTCTATTAACAGTGGTCCACTGGAGACATCTGATAATAAATGTGTTTGGCTTTGGTCGTTCTGTTTTCATTAACTGGCATTTTGCTACTGAAAAGTTGTTGAGGGGATAAGGTAAATCCACATCTTGGGGTTTCTCTTTATATCCTATGAATGAGCCATCTGTCTTCAAAAGGAAATATCTTGGCCtccagttttttatatattctccCCTCTTCTGAACCCAACCTTCTTTCACAGTGGTAACGTTGCTCATGATGGTGCCCCTCTGAGCCCCCAACTTGGAGAAAAGGTACTTTGTGATACCACCTTTGAGGTTTGGattctctgctgctgctgccct
This window encodes:
- the DCAF10 gene encoding DDB1- and CUL4-associated factor 10 isoform X5 — its product is MFPFGPGSPGGDRAAGAGAEEPAPHARQAAAAGPLPSPPPSLQPGADAAPPQSPCGSPRHPCAPSQPQAGRAGELRPPGALKPSAASAQEEQSPPSPPRRQPGPDCRAGSRGRHCLSARLGGPGAQLFGWLRERSLGRGLFVDPARDNFRTMTNLYGSIHPADSVYLSTRTHGAVFNLEYSPDGLRPALGGRRARDWFAPLQDRRSVKEKCQKPPDRLVFFPPKLGQGYGACRLPVPCADLP